The Papaver somniferum cultivar HN1 chromosome 3, ASM357369v1, whole genome shotgun sequence genome includes a region encoding these proteins:
- the LOC113356983 gene encoding uncharacterized protein LOC113356983, with product MMTMKSLKEFNNKTMQLTRSAPYLDFRLLLLILPSFSFLIFLSLSSTTNPITNNIFSTFTPLRNFLSNLSSSSSSSSSSSSYALPPLPSINSSETSKSGYDESDLTRWRKEEKRKELLRSRIAVCLAGGARRFELTGPSIVENILKVYPNADLFLNSPVDKDSFKFSILKDITPRIASIRIFKPTKLNETESQLRVLTSRNSPNGIQGLLQYFNLVEGCLTLIKAYQIQNNFTYDWIVRTRVDGYWNAPLDPDNFLPTRYLVPPGSSYGGLNDRLGIGNLNTSQIALSRLSLIPQLDAARFRQLNSETSFKAQLTTQGVKFLENRLPFCIVSDRKYDFPPTQFGVPVASMSSPGPLSGAKCRPCTPVCAGPCVADIFGILQKDWSWTNWRNGTIQLCDAHGEWESGWEKIFDRVAGEKLAEFRRRVKKLKFGKCVKDFDDMRKRTVNWDTPSAKEICGLSPKT from the exons aTGATGACGATGAAGTCATTAAAGGAATTCAACAACAAAACAATGCAGTTAACAAGATCAGCTCCATATTTAGATTTCCGTCTTCTTCTATTAATCTTACCTTCTTTTTCATTCTTAATCTTTTTATCTCTTTCCTCCACTACAAATCCCATCACCAACAACATTTTTTCAACTTTCACCCCTCTCAGAAACTTTCTTTCTAAcctctcttcatcatcatcatcatcatcatcatcatcatcttatgCATTACCTCCTCTTCCGTCCATAAATTCTTCGGAAACAAGTAAATCGGGGTATGATGAATCGGATTTGACTCGGTGGcgaaaagaagagaaaaggaaagagTTATTACGGTCGAGAATTGCTGTTTGTTTAGCAGGTGGAGCAAGAAGGTTCGAACTCACTGGGCCATCAATAGTAGAGAATATATTGAAAGTTTACCCTAACGCAGATCTTTTCTTAAATTCTCCAGTAGATAAAGACTCGTTCAAGTTTTCGATTCTGAAAGACATTACCCCAAGAATCGCTTCGATTCGAATTTTTAAACCGACTAAGTTAAACGAGACTGAGTCACAACTTCGCGTCCTCACTTCACGCAATTCTCCTAACGGCATACAG GGTTTGCTTCAATACTTCAACCTTGTGGAAGGTTGCCTAACACTGATCAAGGCGTACCAAATTCAGAACAACTTTACCTATGACTGGATAGTCCGAACCCGAGTAGATGGCTACTGGAACGCTCCACTGGATCCAGATAACTTCTTACCAACTCGTTACCTAGTCCCACCGGGTTCAAGTTATGGCGGACTCAATGACAGGCTCGGAATTGGTAATCTCAACACTTCACAAATCGCACTGTCTCGGCTCTCTCTGATACCACAACTAGACGCAGCACGGTTTCGTCAACTAAACTCAGAGACTTCCTTCAAAGCTCAACTCACTACGCAAGGTGTAAAGTTCTTGGAAAATCGTCTTCCTTTCTGCATAGTAAGTGATCGCAAATACGACTTTCCACCAACTCAGTTTGGTGTCCCTGTTGCATCAATGTCGAGCCCAGGTCCACTCAGCGGGGCAAAATGTAGACCATGTACACCTGTTTGTGCTGGACCATGCGTGGCTGACATTTTTGGGATTCTTCAAAAGGATTGGAGTTGGACTAACTGGAGGAATGGAACGATTCAGCTCTGTGATGCTCATGGTGAGTGGGAATCCGGCTGGGAGAAAATTTTTGACCGAGTTGCCGGAGAGAAGCTCGCGGAGTTTAGGAGACGAGTTAAGAAGTTAAAGTTTGGAAAATGTGTCAAAGATTTTGACGACATGAGGAAACGGACTGTTAATTGGGATACCCCAAGTGCTAAAGAGATTTGTGGACTTAGCCCCAAGACGTAA